Below is a window of Brachyspira pilosicoli DNA.
AATGTGAGAATGGGAGACCCTGAGACACAGGCTGTACTTATGCTAATGGAGAGTGATTATTTATCTTTAATAGAAAGTGCTATGGATAAGAAATTAAAAGATGTAGAAATAAAATGGAAAGATAAACATGCTTGCTGTGTGGTTATGGCTTCTGGAGGCTATCCTTCGAGTTATAACAAGAGTTATAAAATTACTGGCATAAACAATATAAACGGTAAATATTTTATCGCTGGTGCAAAGCTCAATGAAAATAAAGATATTATTACAAGCGGAGGAAGGGTTTTGAATGTTGTAAATATTGCAGGCAGTTTGGAAGAGGCAAGAAAACTTACATATAACGATATTGAAAAGATAGATTTTAAAGACAAATATTTTAGAAAAGATATTGGTTTAATTAAGCAGTAAAATCACATAATAAAAAATTATACAATAAATGCTTGTTTAATAGTTTATATTATTAAATAAGCATTTTTTTATATTATAATTTTTGTATCATAAATAAAATGTTTCTAAAAAAATAATATAAGATAATAAAAATTACAAAAATTAATACTGTCTTAGTGTAAAGTCTTATAGAGATATACTTAATTCTTGCATTCTTGTATGGTGAAATCATCTTGTTTGAATTGTTAATTATCAAAAAAGTATTTAAAGAGTAAAAACATTGAATTTACAAATTACGTTAATGAATTCAATCTAATGCTAAAAATTGCTAAAACATATAAATGCAATGATGAAGTTTAAGTATGAGTTTTTTAATATGCTTATATATTATTTTAGTTTCTTGATTATCTCTTTAGTGAAATATGGTAAATCATCAGGACATCTTGAAGTAACAATATTTCCGCATACTACTACTTTTTCATCTTTATAATTAGCTTTAGCATTCATTAAATCATCTCTTATGCCTATATAGCAAGTAGCATCTTTTCCTTCTAAAACTTTTGCTGATATTAAAGTTTGCTGTCCATGGCAAATAGCTCCTATAGTGAGATTATTATCCGCAAAATATTTTATTATTTTTTTAACATTTTCATTTCCTCTTATAGCTTCAGGAGCTCTTCCTCCGGGTATTATTAATGCTTTATAGTTTGAAGGGTTTACTTCTGAGAAATCTAATTTTGCTTCAACTTTGAAAAAATATTCTCCTTTAATTTCACCTTTGTTTAGAGCTGCTATATCAACTTCAATGCCCTCTTCTAATAGTCTAAAATAAGGGTAAAATAATTCTGAATCTTCAAAAAAATTATCAGTAATAATTAATGCTTTCATTTCTATGCTTCCTTTATATAATAATTTTCATATATTATAATATAATATTTTTTTATTATTGCCAGCAATAAATTTTATTAAAAAATAGAATATAACTTTAAAAAAATTATTATGTGGACTTAAATTTTTTGTATAATTAAAAATACCACTTTATAAGAAAAATGTCCAGCAGGCAAAAACCTACCAGACATTTTATTAATAAAAAATCAAAAATTATGTTTATTATTATTTTTTATTCATATTATTATATTCTTTAAATAAAGCAGAAGCAACGCCGCCTAATGCTAAAAGACCCAAAAGGTTTGGTATAACCATCAAACCATTGAAAGTATCAGCTAAAGACCATACTAAATCAACTTTTAAAGCAGAACCCAAAAGTACAAAACCAACAACTAAAACAGCATAAACTTTAGCAGCTTTTACTCCAAATAAATATTTAATATTTTGCTCTCCAAAGAAATACCAACCTACTATAGTGGTAAAAGCAAAAAAGAATAAACATACAGCAACAAATACAACACCAAAATAACCAAAACCCATTCTAAAAGCTTCTTGAGGCAAACCAACACCTTTTAATATTTCAGGTATTTGAGAAGCAGAAGCTAAAGGATATATTTTAGTTTGCAATATATCAGAAGTTAAAATAACTAAAGCAGTTAAAGTAACAACCACAAAAGTATCGAAGAATACCCCTATCATAGCAACAACACCTTGTTCGCAAGGATGTTTAACTTTGGCTAAGGCATGAGCATGAGGAGTAGAACCCATACCAGCTTCGTTAGAGAATAAACCGCGCGCAACACCAAAACGCATAGCCTGCTGTATACCTATACCTAATCCGCCTCCTATAACAGCTTGAGGATTAAAAGCTGCAG
It encodes the following:
- a CDS encoding type 1 glutamine amidotransferase domain-containing protein, with amino-acid sequence MKALIITDNFFEDSELFYPYFRLLEEGIEVDIAALNKGEIKGEYFFKVEAKLDFSEVNPSNYKALIIPGGRAPEAIRGNENVKKIIKYFADNNLTIGAICHGQQTLISAKVLEGKDATCYIGIRDDLMNAKANYKDEKVVVCGNIVTSRCPDDLPYFTKEIIKKLK